From the genome of Castor canadensis chromosome 18, mCasCan1.hap1v2, whole genome shotgun sequence:
AGTTCTGAAGAACACTTCTTAAGATTTATTTTGTGTTACATTCTGTGAACTTAAAAAAGGGAAGCAAATTTACAGTCAAGATTGTGGGATCATGTTTAACCTTGTAAACCACACTCAGGAGACTTAGCACACCCTGTTACTGTGCGCTTTTGTTTCAGGTAAGAGGACAGTAGATAGGTTTTCTTTTCTGGTATTCTTGCTCATTTGGTCTCATTTAGCTAGAAGTTCGGATTGCCATTTCTCAGATAACAAGTGACAAAGCGGAATTTTTTAATGCCTTAAAGTTTCTTAAGTCTAAACCTAAATCTTGAATATTATAATCCTGGTGGCTAGCAAACTGGCAACTAcacctttgctttgttttttcaattttatttatttatatatatatttttttgaactcagggccagcccaggctggcttcggactgccattctcctgatctctgcctcctgagtagctaggattacaggcgtgagccaccggctcctGGCTCAAAGTCTTCTAAGCTAGAGTCACACACAGGACACACACTTTCTTTCGAaacccatttttatttattaaggaGAAGCAACAAAGGAGTAGCAGAGAAAAGAATTACAACTAAGAATGAAAGAGTTCCATTAGGAGTATTTGATGGTAGGAGGATGTGTAGCCTTCCCTTCTCCCTGGGCAGCTGGAAGCAAGGGAATTCAGATAGTAACCCTGGAGCAGCTTCTTAGACGTACTGAACTGTGAGGGAAAttgtttctgtgcctcagtttctttacgTGAAAAAGCCATTAATGTCATAACATCAAGTACTTACTGCCTCAttgattcatccattcattcagcagacatttattgaatatatactCTGTGCAGAAACATAACATGAAACAAAACCCTTAGGCTTCAGGATTGTATATTCATTGAATCTGCTCAACAGCCCCTGTAAGTTAGTATTAGTGTTACCTCTGTTGGACAGACGaggaaactgaaatgaaaaatgcttAAATAAAATCTATCCCCAGCCCagcatggtgatgcatgtctgtaatccctgtaatcaggaggtggaggtaggtgtttaaggccagcctgggctgcatagtgacgagaccttgtctcaaaaaattaaaaattctcaatttttttttaattttaagtattttttttaatctgccaCATATCTAAAAAAGTGGTTGAGTTGGGATTCAAACTTGGATCCATCTGACTCTCTACAGATCAACCTTTTCATTGCCTctgcaaaaggaaataatagagaTAGCCCAGGATGTGTTTTGAGGCTGAAGAACTAAAAGTGGCCAAGTCCCTGATGAGAGAGCACCCTGGGAGTTTGAGAAAGTGTCCATAAAGGAGGAGAGAGTGACTGTCACACTGTGTGGCTCAGGAATGAAGCTAAGGTTCAGATGGGATCTTCTTCCTTAATCCAGGGCAAGAGCAGACGTCATTCACAGAATTGTCTAGTTTTGAGGGTTCCAGGTACATATTTGAGAAGCGCTTGTGCAGATGGGAAtcacacaatgaaagaaaaatcctgATGGTTTGAAACTATTCAGTGAGAGGGTAAGGGCCTTAAACAGCTCTGCTAGCCCCAAACTGCTGTCACACAAGAGCTGActaagggactggaggtgtggctcaagtggtagagcagctgctttgtaagaagacctgagttcaaaccccagtcccataaaaacaaaaccaataggaaaaggggaacaggtactagagaaaaggttagatcaaaaagaattaacctagaaggtaacacccacacacaggaaatcaatgtgagtcaattccctgtatagctatccttatctcaaccagcaaaaaccctgttccttcctattattgcttatactctctctacaacaaaattagaaataagggcaaaatagtttctgctgggtattgaggtggggggagagggagggagcggagtgggtgggtggtaagggagggggtgggggcaggggggagaaatgaaccaagccttgtatgcacatatgaataataaaagaaaaatgaaaaaaaaaaaaaaaccaaacaaacaaaccaaagagTTAACTAATGACCCTCTCGGTGAATGAATGGTTCAAGTCGCACTCACATAACAAGCAGTCAAAAGCAGCTATGCTGGACTTAATGCATTCGAAGGCCaacaaggatttttttcaagCTCTTGGCTCCCCCCGGAGAAACCAGGGCAGGTCAACATATCACTCAACATCTTCTTTAAAATACAAAGCTTTGCAGAAAAATGTGGAGCGTGGAGGCCAGAGCAGTGGTGCTTGGGCTACCTAAAATCAAAACATTGACAGTGAGAGATACAGAGGGGCCTCTGGGAAGAGGAAAATAATCAGGGTCAAAACATCGCTTCTAAAGAGCCTCAGCAGCCTGACATAAACATATCAACTCAGTTCACTTTCTGGTTTGTACGATAAGTAAAGATCGAAGGTCAGAGGACAGGAAATACCGATAAGTCATTAAATTCATTAACTCTCTCAGAGCAAGAACATGACCCACTAAACACTGTACCTATTTCTTTCACTGTTTGAAGTGGTACAGGAGCTGAGCAACTCCTGACCCAACACACATGTGCCATTATATCCTGTGTCCATCACTGTAATCAGATTGTATCACTGCAACCCACTCACTTCAGCTTTCCAAAAAGCTAGAGTAACTCAGATCTCATTTCCAACAGAGTGAGGAAGATACAGTCAAGAAAAGGGTGGTGGTATTTTCAAAGTCCCCAACCCTGTAGCATGAATAACTCACAGTTGCCCATCTGTCCGCCTCGATGTTTGTGTTGGTACCATTCAGCACACTTGGAAGTCCCACTGCACACCCGTTTGCCTTTGGAAACTGTTACCCACGCTGATGCAGTTCTTACGACAGAGGTTTGAAACTGGCAGCTCTTCTGGCCTTCGTGTCTTTGAGTGGCGTGGCTGCTTAGATCTCAAACGTCGGATTTTGAGCTTGGTATAGAATTTGGGGAACGAGGGACTTGAAAAATAATATACCAAAGGATCCAGCATGCTGTTCAGGTAGGTGAAACTGAGGGTGACGTGGAGGGCTAAGTGGACAGATGGGTCGCAGGCACTGGAGGACACTGTCCAGAGGAAATACAGCCTGGCTAATACACTGGGCAGGTAGCATGTGATAAACACGGCAGCCACCACCATGATGAGCCGGGTGGCCTTTTTCATCCGAGTCTGTCTGGCCAGTTGCTGCCTCTGCCTCAGGCTCCAAACCATCTTGAAGGAGCAAAATAAGATGATGCCAAGGGGCAGGAAGAACTCCAGCTGGAACATGATATCATGCCAGCCATTGGCTGACTCCATGATGAAACTCTCACAGGACAGGACATTGTCTTGCACACACAGGTGATTCTCCATCAGAAGATACAGAGTTCCCAGGATGACCAAGGTCCAAATGATACAGACCAGACCAGCTGCAGTCCGGTTGGAGATGCCATTCACCATGTGATGGGGGTGGACCACCTTGAAATACCTGTCCACGGCCACCACCGTAAGGAAGATGATGCTGCCAGCCCTGTTCATAGCCAACGTGAAAAGCACCAGGCGGCAGGGAATATCCTTGAAAGCCCAGTGTCTGTGTCTGAGGTAGTAGTCTGTCCTCAAGGGTAAGCAGATCATGAGGAGGAAATCAGCCACGGCCAAGTTGAAAAGGTAAATAGTGCTGGGCTTCCAGGTCTTCATGTGAAAACAGAAACCACATAGGGCGAGCCCATTGCCCAGGGCGCCCAGCACGAAGGCCAGGATGAGCAGCGGTGGCATCACCTGGGAGATGGGGTCCCCCTCCATGAGGCAGCATGACCTGTTGTCCATGGTGGCTACCAAGAGGACAACCGTCCTGTGTGCCAACCAGCCTCTGGAGTCCCCGAGAGAAAGGCACAGATGCTTATCTAAATGCTACCACTCACTCAGCTGCTGTGTCCCTAACCCTCATCACCCTGGGATTTGGGTGCTGCATCTGGGGGTGGATGCAGCCACTGCACCCACAGAGAAACTTCAGCCAGGAAATGAAAGCCCCAATGAGGTCTTTTCTCTGCAACCCACATCACAAGATGCTGGTCCCCCGGAGAGGTGAAGCCCGCAGCCCGGCCAGGCTCTGAGATGCAAGCAGTTTCCTGTGAGTGGTCATTTCTGGAAAGTAGAGGAATCTCTGGGTCCAGCCAtaggataatttttattttcagcttcTCTCTTCCATGTCGGACTCACTCTGTGCTGGAAAGTATGCAGAACTGCCcagaaagctcaaaaaaaaaaaaaaaaaaaccttgtttgTCCTCCTTCCTGGTGGAGAAATACAAACATTTCCTGGAGTCCATCTGGggctctgcctctgcttccctccCTAACCTTTGCCTGACTGCTTCATCCCCTCCCTCATCCCATGGGGCGCTCCCGTGGGGTGCCAGAGAGGGGAGGCTCTCTCTGCAGCCTCTCAGAGCCATTTCCTGTACCCACAGCCAAAAACAGCACTCAAAATTTGAGAAGGTCTGTAGACAATAAAATTTCTAAGCATGACATTTTTTGGATGTCACCTCTCCTCCCCCAGCCTACTCCATTCCCACCTCCTTACCCTTGGCAACCTCTGTAGATCCAAGTGACCAAGTTGCACAAGCAGCAAGACCATAATATAGACCTGGAGCCCACTCCCTGGGTCTGTCTCTACACAGTTGCCCCTTTTGGGGGGCCAGTTCCCTGCTCTGCTGGGGAAATCTTTTGCAATGATTTGGCTCTCAAAAAAGCCAAACACCATGATATGTAGGTTTTCAATTTCAATCGAGCCTCTGAGTGAGGAAAGATGAGGATTGGGGGAGTTGGTTATGGagtctatctctaaaataatcatgtGTAAAATTAAGCAGCGTGAAAAACTAGAGCCTTGGCCAAAATTTCCTGTCCTTTGGCTTTAGGGATTAGCTATCTGCCCTGTGCCTTTCCGCTCCCAAGTTAAGAAAGGGGGGTATACTGAAAGAATGCATATGCCTTCTTCTTCCAGATGCTGATTAAAGCTAGAATTTTCCAAATGAATGCTGGATTCCAAATCAGTCCGTGACCCCTCACCGCTCCTCCTTCTTGGACCATCATCACCTCCACCTGACTGTGTGCACTGTTTCCTATCTGGTTTCCCTCCTGTAAATTACCCCAGTAATTCATCTCCCACACACAGTTTGGACTTCCTCAGGCTCAGATATTGTGtcccttttttcatttaaaaatctttattagtTGCCAGGCGCTGGCGgctaatcctagcgactcaggaggcagagatcaggaggattgaggttcgaagccacccAGGTaaatagagaccctatctcaaaaaaaccttcacaaaaatagggctggtggagtggctcaaggtgaaggccctgagtaaaaccctagtactgaaaaaaaaaaaaaaatcttcattagtGCCTTCCAGTCTGTCAGGTTGGCAAACTGCTGGCCTCTGGGCCATATCTGGTTCAAAAACCTGTTGAGTTTGACCTCCATGTTTTAAAAACCTGGAATTGTCTTATAGACACCtggatttctgttttctcttagaAAATTGGAAGATGTGgtggagtgtttgcttagcaagtgggaagccctaacttcaaactccagtaccatccaaaaaccaaccaaacaaagaaaaaagctggAGAAAACTGGAAGATCCTGCTACACTGGGCTGCCAATCCCACATGGTCACAGGCCACTAGAGCTTAGAGGAGCGCCCCTTTCTGCAATTTGCTACAGTCCCACCACTTCCTATTACTTTATATCTAGTTGGTCTCCCTGGTCTCTGTGGGCTTTTGAGTTTGTCATCCCTACTTTAGGTTAAAGGTCACATTCCTTGGATTAATATACAAAGGGGTGGGTCCCTGTCTAActttccaatgtcatttttatgCTACTTTTCTCTTAACACCCCGTTTGTTAttctcataactttttttttgtgtggtggtattgggatttgaactcagggcttgcacttgcaaagcaggcactctaccacttgagccacctctccattccattttgctctggttattttattgttgttgttgttgttgtactgggggtacattgtgacatctaccaaagttcttacaatatctcatagttgaattcaccctctccatcattcccctttattccccccaccattcctggaacagtttcaacaggtttttccatttcatacatgagtacgtatcTCAAACATATTCACCCCCCTACACTCTTTCCTTTCATCCTGTCCCCTCTCACTGGTTCCAACCcccagaaaggatctgttttctctttctgttctccatttttgaaaaaagacattttgtttgtataagatacagggtgtttcattgtgatatttccacgtatatatgcattgtatcctgaattggttcatcccttctatttttcccctttcaccttagttcccttcttgtgGTGACCTCAGCAGCTTAaaagattctatattcattcttgcatagaaagcacatcaaccattcaccttcttacttctttcttttacccttcctctcccattagtaacctccccttagtgtgtcctgtttttcataatattatttgtatttgtattagatctatattctaaacatgagagaaaacatggccttgctctggttattttggagatgggttcttaaaaactatttgcccaagctggcctcaaatcttcatcctcccaatctcagcctcctaagtaggattacaggcgtgagccaccagcacccacttCTCATAACTTCAGATAAACAAATGTGTTCACCAAACATCTAAATCTAGTTCCCCCACTCGTCCAGGAGCTCCTTGAAGACAGATTTCCTGCTCTTGGTGGGAGGAGCAGAAAATATGGACCTGGGGGCCTCCGGCAGGCtctgtctgtgctgtgcctctgaGCCACACAGCCAGCCCAATAGTTAGTAGATACTGTCCAAGATTGCTACAAACACAAGtacttcccttttccccacatgactttttttttccccacctgCCTTTCTTTGTTAAATCACTTTCTCTTTTCAACCGTAGAAGTCACTGGAAGGCAGAGGATTAAGGAAGAAAACataagtttctttttctctaaaagcCTACTGGCTTTTCATGCACAAATCCATCTCTCCTGTTTTGCATCCTCCTCCTTtgtgcatcaaattaaaaatctgtcCAAAAATAACTCAAAGTGGATCTAAGGTATAATTGCTTCATAAAAACTCTTGGAAACAAACATGGGGAAAAGCTCCACGGCATTAAATTTGTCTGTAATTTCTTGGACATGACACCAAAGATACAGGCCACTTTGGGGGTCAGTGTCGAAACAAAAAGATTTTAGTCCAAACAAAAGATTTTAGTTCATCAAAGGAcccttgctggcagagtggctcaagtggtaaagcacctgagttcaaaccccagttttgcccctcccccccaaaaaaggacacTATCATTAGTGAAAAGGCAGCCcgtggaatgggagaaaatatttgcaaactgtacATCTGATGGGGGAGCATTGTTCAGTACATATAAGGGACTCCTCCAACGCAAAAACGAAAAgtaaacaacccaattaaaaatggccaAGAACTCGAACAgctgtttctccaaagaagatatacaaatagctAATAATCTCATTGAAAAATACTCAGTACCACTAGtcattatggaaatgcaaatcataaccaCGAAATACTTACTCACAAACATTAGGAAAgctattgagagagagagagagggagcgcCAAGCATTGGCAAGTTTGTGGACAGTTTGGAACCCTTATGGGACTGTAAAATTGTGTACACCCACTATGAAAGATGGTATGATGGTgcttcaaaaaaattaagaatgggGCTccgtgcatggctcaagtggtaaagtgcctgcctagcaagcacaagggcctgagtttaaaccctgataccaccaaaaaattaagccaggtgccagtgaatcacgactgtaatcctagctactcaggaggcagagatcaggaggatctaggttcaaagccaacctaggcaaatagtttgcaagatcctatctcaaaaaacacccatcacaaaaaaagggctggagcggctcaaggtgaaggctctgagttgaaaccccagtacagccaaaaataaataaataaaaataaaccaaaaagggctgcaggGTGGCTCTGTTGATGGAgagcctaataagcacaaggcctCGAGTTCAATCCCATTACCACCCCATCcccaagaaaaaggaagggagaaacgGGACAGCCACAGGTTTGTCCACACTCCCAGAGCCCAAGCATCGGAGCGTTCTGCGTGTTCAGAGCCCGCATCTGCTGTTTGATCTTCCTGGTGTTTCTCAGGGGAGCCATCTAGGTGACAGGATCAGGGAATGGGACCCTTCAGGTGACTGACACCACTCCCTTATTAACCAGCACAGTGAGAAAcagttctttttttgggggggggggagggttgcactgggatttgaactcagggcttcacacttgcaaaccagctgttctacttcttgagccacagctccagcccgttttgctctggttattttggagataggtctcacaaactatttacctgggctggcctccaagcgcagtcctccagatctcagcctcccaagaactcAGAATTCCGGCTGCTAGCTTAGAAACAGTTTCTCATCCTCTTCCCGAGATTCCACATCAGACAAGGAAAACGCTGGAACCGCCCACAAAGTATCCGCCACAGTTTGCAGTCTGCACCCACATTGTTAGAGTTTCCACCAATCAAGGTCTTGGAGGAAAGCACCTGCCTCCTGATTGGTCAGCTTGCAGCCTTGCTCCTCCCATCCATTCTCCAAAATGCAAATCTGGTCATGTCAATCACCTGGTTGCGTGCCACTGCCTTCCAGTTGCGCTGAGCTGGGATTTCCAGATGGCTGACAGGGCCCTATGGAAACTGGGCCCAAAGCTTCCAACAGGAGCCATGCCCTTATTTAGTATCCAAGGGCCATCTATGGAGACCCTTGGGGacactcttccttccttcctaggcCTGGCTAACTCCTCTTTTGCAGGAATCAGCCTAGACCAGTGTCATCCAATAGAACATTCCAgaaagttttttgagacagggtcttgtgaactatttgcccaggctggtttcgaaccaccgtcttcaggatctctgcctcttgagtagctaggattacagatgtgagctactggtgcttgGCTTTGTAACTCAccattgtagcccaggctggcctcaaactcgagatcttcctgcctcagcctctcaagtgctgggattacagacatgtgccaccacacctggctggaaCTGAAATTTTAATAGACTTTAACATTGATTATCATATAAAAGCCACAAGTGGTTTATGGCTTTAATGGAGGTATCCTTTTCCCCAACTCCCGAGTCTTCTGTGGCTCTCTGCCTCTAGGCTGGACAAAGCTCTTCCCTGAACTGTTCTGCTATGCATACTCATACCACCCCGATTatactgatttcctgtgcatctcCTGGGACCCTACATAGCTCAATGTCTGGCACCATGGGGACACGCAGCAAAAATGTCATAAATACTGAACAAATTGTTCCAGACCTGTGTTCACTTATTCTTGGCTGAGAGGAGACACTACTGAAcaggaagaggggaaagaaagaactTGTGGGCACATGTGCCTGGCCGATCTGGGCTCTTGGGCCCTGTCCTGCCTCCTTAACCGAATGGTTTTGTAAGACAGCATTTCACTTTATCCGTGACGAGGGAAGGAAGTGGGCATTCCTGCCAGGGCTACCTAACAAGTGGTGGGAGGAGACGCTGTCTATGTTGTCTGAGCTCAGGGGCTCTGCTTCCTCAAAACTCCCTCCCCAGCCAAGGGCCTGGAGTATGTGACTATTTTAGCTTCCTGATTCCAATTTAATAAATTGCCACAAAGGCGGCGGCAGAAATTATTCTCCCATGGTTCTGGAAGCAAGAAGTATAAAATGCAGAGGCTCAAAGGAAGGCTTTGTTCCTGTCTTTTCCAGCTTCTGCTGGCtgttggcattccttggcttgtggctgcatccctctgatctttgcctctgtgGTCATAGGCCTTCTCATTCATGTGTCTCTTATAAAGACATTTGCCATTGTTTGTAGGGCCCAGATAATCCAAAATGATCTCTTGAGagccttcacttttttttttttctgatttttttgagacaggatctcaccatgTACATAGCGCAGGCTGACCTCTTCCTCCTACCTCTTCACTGCTGGGgatccttttccattttttcttttctttttggtgtgattggagtttgaactcagggtttcacattttcaaagcaggtgctttaccacttgagccacacttccagatcATTTTCCTACAGTTACTTTGGAAGagagtcttgtaaactatttgcccatgcgtCCTCCtgttgatctcagcctcccaagtagctaggattacagttatgagaCACTAGAGCCTGGCTCTGGGGGTTCCTTAACtgaatcacatctgcaaagacttTTTTCCCAATTATGTTGCACTCACAGTTTCCAGAATAAGGACATgatatctttttttggggggagggggcagcagTGGGTGGGGAGAGACACCATTCAACCTTCTGTAGTGGCCTTTACAACATCAGTGTTCAAGACACAGAGTTCCTCTCTAcccaattatttcaaaatgtcctCTCAGTAAGGGAAGAAGAATTACCAACCAAAGTTAAGGTTTAAGTGACTCAtcatactttttatttgtttgtttcttacaCAGGTGGCTGCAGCCCTGAGAAGTTTGGGGCTGTAGAGCTGGGACAGATGAGCATTGCTTCACAGCGTGACCCACATGTCACCCTGACCTGTCACAGCCTCAGACAATGATGTCCCCTGAcatttcaaaatgaacttttaaacTCACAAACAatggctgggcaaggtggctcaccCCTGTGGATActggctatgtgggaggcagaaaaGGGGAGTGCGtcggttcaaggtcagccccagcaaagagttttggagaccccatctcagtaagaggggtgtagtggtgcatgcttgtcatcccagcttatggaaaaggcataggtaggaggatcatggcctgagGTCAGCACTGGGCAAAAAtccaagaccctacctgaaaaataactaaagcccaaagggctgggggcatggctcaagtagtagagcgcttgcctagcaagcaatgaagccttgagttaaaaaaccagtaccactaaaaaaatgcaaatgatgGGTTCTTTGATCatataaaatgtaagaaaaattaaaaagacagggAGAGACTCCATATTCAAAGAGATTTAAGAGATAGCGATCATTTGTGCCCTGACTCAAACAATCCCAACTGTTTAAGTCAGAAACATTTGGGGGAACTCTGCATACAGATTAGCTAATTGAGGCTATGATGGAATTATTGCTGGTTATGTTAGGTGCGATAATGACACTTTGGTTATGTTTAAAGGAAGAGTCCTTATCTTTCAGAAATAAAGACTGAGACTTGGGAGTGTTTCTCAGTGGTAGGGTGTTTGCTcagcacacaatggaatattagccATTAAAAGAGACTTAAGTACTGATTCATGCTACAAAGTGTGTGAACCTTGGAATTATTattctaaatgaaagaaaaaagacacagaagACCACATTTATATGCAATACCCAGAATAGATATATTACACAGAGAAAAAGCAGAATAGTGTTTTCCAGGGGCTGTGATGGTTGCATGGGGGTGTGCTAAGGAGTGTCTACTTAGTAGGTATGGATTTACtcttggggtgatgaaaatgttttggcaGTTTCACAGCATTGTAGACATACTCAGTGTTCACTTTTAAGTGGTTAGTTTTGTGTTATGCTAATGCAACTCAACATAAAAAATTGTATGTGTTCAGTATATGTCACTTAAAATCTGGAAAATTAGAATATGCACTTTGGAATTAGGCTGCCTGGGTTTAAAGTTAATTTTCTCACTTATTGGCTGTGAGATCTTAGGCAAGCTGTGTCACCTCTTTTTTTGtaagtattggggtttaaactcagggtcttgtgcttgctaggtaagctcaaccacttgagtcgcacctccagcctttttgctttagttatttttgagatagggtcttgcttttatgcccacaccagcctggaccacaattctcccatttatgcttcctgcatagctgggatgacaggtgtacgcCATTATGCccagatggggtcttatgaactttttccccaggctagcctcaaaccctgatcctcttgatctccatctcccaagtagctaggattataggtttgagccatcGTGCCCAGCGACTgtcacctctttttctttttttaagaggtAAAtgtatgattattattttttttttgactgtcaCCTCTTGAagactcattttcctcatttatcaAGTTGGAACAATATTACCTACATCATTTTAATGTGAAGGCAAAATTAATCTATGTAAAGTGTCTTCAGCAGTGTACAACGCAGTGAAGGAACTATACAACTTTTAATTACTAATATTGTTGATACTGTCATTATgagctggccaagtggctcaagtggtagagtgcctgcgtgaagccctgagttcaagctccagtaccacaaaaaaaaaaaaaaaaaaacccagagatcAGAGTTTTAAGGGGCTTTGAGTTCCTCATTTCAGGAGGACCTTTGGATTTGACTAAGCAAAGATGAGGTTCATTCACCACCTGACTTATCAAAAAC
Proteins encoded in this window:
- the Hcar1 gene encoding hydroxycarboxylic acid receptor 1, encoding MDNRSCCLMEGDPISQVMPPLLILAFVLGALGNGLALCGFCFHMKTWKPSTIYLFNLAVADFLLMICLPLRTDYYLRHRHWAFKDIPCRLVLFTLAMNRAGSIIFLTVVAVDRYFKVVHPHHMVNGISNRTAAGLVCIIWTLVILGTLYLLMENHLCVQDNVLSCESFIMESANGWHDIMFQLEFFLPLGIILFCSFKMVWSLRQRQQLARQTRMKKATRLIMVVAAVFITCYLPSVLARLYFLWTVSSSACDPSVHLALHVTLSFTYLNSMLDPLVYYFSSPSFPKFYTKLKIRRLRSKQPRHSKTRRPEELPVSNLCRKNCISVGNSFQRQTGVQWDFQVC